The genomic segment ACTACAGTcgatacaatataaataaaagggTAGTCAGACTAGATGAAATCAGATGAAATGGGGATAAGAAAggcaaagacagacacacacacacacacacacacacacacacacacacacacacacacacacacacacacacacacacacacacacacacacacacacacacacacacacacacacacacacacacacacacacacacacagtgtggggCAGGGATGAGTTTACGCACTTCTAGTTTCTGCTCGTTCTGAGCCAGGCCGTCCTTCTGGCTGTGCAGGAAGAGCGTGAGCGTGCGCATCAGCTGCCTCCGGTCATCCACCTCGGCAGCCAGGCGGCCGCTGTAGTCAGCCAGCAGCATGCaggcctcctccaccagcccagAAAGCCGGTCCCCCGACTCCTTGTCTGTAACGCATTACACAGAGGAGCAGCAAACGGCTTTGGtaactacatttaaaaaaaaaggggatgATCCCATTAGTGAACCCCTTTCCCAGGTTAGTGGCCATTGCTGTTTGTTTGGCAGCCTGCTCTGTCTAAAAGTATAACAGGGTCCCTGTTTGATCACTAGGTGTTACTCCCTTCAAAACCCACTATTTCAAACCACACATGGCAGTTTCCACCCAGACatgtgatagatagatagatcatcCTAGCCAGTGGACTCTAACACCAATCAGGCATACACCTTGTGGTAAAGTAGTGGTCATACTTTCAGAGATAGGGAAAAGGTTGGGTCACCTCCTGTGTGGGTTCCTATGCTACGGCAGGTAGTTTAGTGTAACAttggagaagggaggagatcCCAATCGTTTTTCCAAGCACCAGATTCCAAGATGAATCAATTAATGACTTAACTAACACAACAATCACCAAGATGCTGCTACAACTCTCCCTGGCCCCTGCCAAGAAATGTACTTCTTTTCCATATTCAGGTGAATAAACTAATGTATGCTTAAGCCTGTGATCCAAGGTGAAATATGCAAATAACACAAATGCATACGATGCAAATCGACTTGACAGGAGAACACTGAACTAGCAACACATTAAAAGAAaccttgaaaaagaaaaaaattgaacCTTTAATTTAAACCCAAATTAAAAGATAAGCAAAGGGGTACTTCTTCATATAAAATGCCCCTGATGCTGTAAGACAAATAGTCTACAAAGTGTCCAAACCGGCGACGAGGTATTCAGCAcagcacatcatcatcatcatcatcatcatcatcatcatcaggtgTCCTACCCGTGATCCTGTGGAGCAGGGAGGCGTCCTGCACCTCGGCCGGCAGCGACGAGATGCGTTTCCGCAGGGCCGAGTCTCCAGAGGCGGCGTTCTCCAGCTCCTGCAGCGCCCGGATCAACTCCGCCGTCTGAGACCGTGTAGAGACACGTCTTTTTACTCAACACAACAACGCTTTGTTTGTGCTGTGTGGCCTAATGTACGAGTAAGTAGGACTTGTTTTACGGGGCATTTTATCAACCAAGATCGTGCCAAAATGAATTGCAGATCCAACCTGTTTTGTCTGATCTATCAACAGATGCAAGGTTGTCAGAAAATACTATATTTTGGTTTCCTATTTGCAAAATAATTGAGCAGAAAGGAAGAGGATGTTATCTATTGGTATATGACTAGGGGCGGAAGTCAACAGCACATCTTAAACCTCagactgaatatatatatattacataataAACGTATTGATTGCCCAATTTTACACTTGCATAAGTCGTTTCTTTATACTCGTGTGTGCCCTTGTCCCTTTTGGAACCACTTTTATTTCAAGTGCAAGTCCACTTTTATACTGCTGCGTTGCTGTGTGATAGAGATTAGTCGTCCGTGACAACcaaaaaatacacattaaaTGATATGTAGTGCAGGCACGATAAACGTCTTCTGTGGACGGGCTCAGAAACGTTAATCTGAATGAGGAACTATTGAGTGTCTTCGATCATGTAGAGCAGAGTACTTTGTTCTAGAATGTACATTTAATTTTGTGTATTATTTATGTCTTTGTAGTGACGCCAACCAAGCGTTTACTCGGGGGATACCACACTCGCTGTTCATAAATAAGTACTGTCTGATAACCGAAGAAAGTGTGGAGTCGCAAGGCACCTGTGGGGGCTCTTCTGTAGGAGAGCTCTGGGAAGCAAAGTTGTTGTCCTCCTCGTCCATCTGGATCTTTTCATAGGACCTCTTCTTTGCCTTTTTCTCTCCGTCTGCAAGACCAGTCAAAGAGAGAAAATGTGTTTGCATGAATAAGAAAGTATCATACACAAttaagagtgagtgagtgtccttACATAGGACTTGCGAGAGCTGGTCCAGGAGACTATTCTCATACACAGCCCTCTCCTGCCAGATAGACAGCACCCGGCCAAGCTGCTTCTTaaagctctcctctccttccctgcaCAGAGAGGGAAACCCAGCATCACCATCAGGTACAATGGAGTCCGAGTAGGACACGGTAGGCGTTCCAGGACGACCATAGGACATAACAAACATGCCATATTTTCCTGCCGTGCAGCAAACCAAGATGCATCCTGTGTATATGTTGAAAAGGAAGACTCAAGACCCCGTCATGCAACCAGGGTGTGTGTGCCGGTTCAGCCCACCTGGACACATGTTTGAAGGCGTCCACGATGATGGGTGCAAAGTCCTGGGTGAACTCTGGTCCTTTCCTCTTGCTGTTCTGGATGACATCATTGGCCAGGTAGACAAAGGTCAGCTTGCGTGACACCTGAGCTgtacacgcgcacaaacacacacacacacacacacacaccccggctAATGAGTGATTTAAATTGGCCAAGCAGTTCATTTCTGGAGAGCATTTGCTACAAAAGATGCACTTGTGTCATGACACTGCAGAAACATTTACCAATCCTTAAGAAGAATCCACCCACTGCACATGGTTCGTTCAACCTTGCTCACTGTGATAAAAGGCTTTTGTTcatttggtttgtgttttgACGTGGGCACGGTTTGATAATATAGGCAAGGTTTGTGAAACAGTGGTAACCCTGGTTTTACAAATATTCCAAACATTCTCAAAGcaaccagaccagaccaacCAGAACACCCCCAACTGAAACACCCAAATATAGGGGCCTAtggcctgtaaagccctttgagattgTATCTGTGATTAAAAGCTATACAAATAGAAGAATGTTGATGCATGCATGATTGgctaatatatataaaaaatatttctcCCAATATCTATAGTAATTATAAGGATTCTTAAAGATCAGGGTTGCCCTTAGGAAATTTGAAGCAGTGATGCTGAAAGAAACTGTTGATGCAGGCGAGCACGTTGTTGTCGTTGTCGATGCGTGCAGGCAGAGATTTTAACGGTTAACCCGAGCCCCAAAAACGTAGAAGCCAACAATCTCAGGGACCAATTACAAACATCCCAAGAGAATAGATGTGAGAAAGTCTATTGATAACAAAATGAGTCTCTTGAATGTTACTAGTTGGTAATATTTAACAATGTGTTCATTCTATGATACCTGATTCGTTTGTTTGAGGAGTAATTTTAATTTATACAATTACTAAGATGTGATATTCTCTTTAAATCATATAGTGGGAGGTTTTGTGTCCATATTTTAACTTTAGAAATGAGCGGATGGTGATGAAGCAGTACTTGATTGGTAatgtgatgtatgtgtgtgtggggggggagagagatatagcaGATACGTTCGCATACTTGTATTTATGAGCTGCAAAGAAGGCTGATTCATGTATTCGCTATAACCTACCTTTATATCGGACGTGCCGTTTGTATCTAGATTACCACGTAAATCGGAAAAAtgggaaacccaaacgccgaaATATTACTACTAATTCAAGTAAGAATTGGGAATTAAGGTAAGAGCGTCAGATTTGACAACACCAAACAATACCATTTTAATAGTGaagtaaaggaaaacacatCTTATCGCACAGATCGGAATATAACCGAACATCTACTACTCCAAACCCTAAGCAGGGAAACGTTAGGGACCGACTTAAATGCAAACAACACCTTAATAAACTGGAGCTGACATGAATATATCACTGTAAACAATAGGCTTGTATTTGCCTTTTCAATCTTCAACCCGCTGACCAAACACGATTAAGACTAACTACAGTAGAGCTAATCTTTTTGCACGCATGCAAATATTAGATGTTAAGGAAATCAACGCTCGGTaaccaaaacatttaaaaacacacatcaGACCACAGACCCACTAGCACAATGCTACCTAGCCAAGTGAGCTAACTTGTGAAAGTACACCAGAGCACCAGGGGGACAGTCCGAAGGGGTTGTTGTTGCTCATAAGAGTAGGCACATGCACCAAAACAAACAGTAACGTTCACTGTACCTTTTTTAAGTTCGTTGAGCCAGACGGTGACAATAGTTTGGGAGTGTTTTCTGTGGTGTATGAGCCACAGTGACAGGGTCTGCACACTTTGCTGAGAGTTGCTAAGCTCCGATAGTTTCTTCTCTAGAGCAGCCTCGGAAAAAGCTGACATTTCGACGAAAAATGACCAGGTTATCGGAGGCTGGTGGAGCAACAGCGTTTATGCGTCTCTTAGGTGTACAAACTCGATTAGTTATTGTTTCTTTCTGCCTCCTTTTGCTGCACTGCGAGCTTTATGTCAGCTAGCAAATACCTAGCAGCTCAAGCACTGTCTGCACGGTGTAATCGTGTTAGCATCCCTGCTGCCTTGCCTCGCACACTGGGTGAAGTGAGGATCCTGGATCATGGCGTTATCCCGGGAGGCCTCAACGCCATTTCCGGTACTTTACTTCCTATGAACTGTGTACGCCAGTTAACAGTCCCCGGGGCAAAAATAATAGGAACTTGATCCGAATAAGGAATAGTGTAATCATTTTTTAAGTTTTTAAGACATTTTTGACAAAGCTATAACCGAAACGTTATGGAAACGAATATCCTTCTATAataagtccctccctctccccacttAACCAAACCCATTTAATCGAAAggcccgccctctctctcgccaatCAAGCTCATTTGGAGGATGTCATTTGTGTCTACCCGTCAGAGAAAGCCTGTGAACGAGGTTTACTTGCACAGCAGAAACAATGCGGAAGAGGAGTGCTTAAGCTTTTTTACTGTCGACAACGCAACAATGGGTTTCATTTTGCAGGGTGTATGCATCTCATCTCCGACCGAATAAGTCTTTAACCTCGATCATAGACCCATCTAAAGGGCTCTTTATGTTTCCATGTTCACGCAACGCATTTATTTGGCTCTAGGtggatgtcagaagaggcagattttcaaaacggcttgtgacggctaatcacaatcacatctggtggtataaaatatatagaactgaactgaactgctGCCGATGTAGCATTTGCGCCATCTTGTGGTTGCAGAAACCATCACTAGCAGAACACCTCTCACCAGGAGGGGGCGTTCCAACTGTCTGTCCAATATTTTTATGATACCATTTCATTTGTCTCAACAAATCAGAACTACATTGAAACCATAAAACTGGTTGAAACCAGAATCGAAAGAAAAGGACCATAGGAGAGCCGTTCCAAAAGGTTTATTCTATTTTGTTCACCCAACATTGGTATAAAACATTGACTTGCCCCTGTGGCGATTTTGGACCAACATTTGGGTAAAAATTAACAGGATATCAATCATTTataaaaattaaatgaaaatgttTTTCACACGCATAAACTTGTCAAAAAGTAACATTAACAGCTTATACAGTGGTAAagtgattatttttttcatttgagtCTTCAAAAGATTATCATtgaatatgaaagaaaaatgaaTGGAGATCTAGTAACAAAAATTATACTTATTTCAACAATATATTTGGTATCACAAACCCTTGTGTTTACGCCCTTTGTTTCTTTGAAGAAATAAAAAACCGAAGTTTTTGAACAGGGACACGTGATGACAATCCCTTCTACTTTGCATTGTGAATCGTTGCAGCCAATATCCCATTGTCCTTAGCCAAAGTATATTTCCTgaacctgaaaaaaataaaaataataaatcctAACTAGGACCGCCGCTGGCCTCCAGGGGTGCAGTAGTAAAAAGCGACGGTAGGCTTTGGGTCGACATGGCTCGTTTCtcgttggtcgtcatgaaatacgGGGAGCGTGCAGGAGGACAGAGACCTTGGGGTCACAACACCAGGCTGAGGGTAAAAGCAGCCTTGTGAGGTACTTGGTTGGTACGTTTCAGGTCTGCCCCCCTGTGTCGGGAGGGCCCAACCTGGGACAAACTCCGTCTGCGCTCGGCGTCCGATGACGACTGGGATGGTCTCCTCCACGTCTGTGCATCGGACTTCAATCTGGCGCGGCGGTGAGTCTGTGAGCGGCAAGTGTGGCGTCTCGAACAACGTAACTGTCAGCGGGCTAAAGTCCACGTTTGAGTACGATGCCAGGGGCTTCCGTGCCAGTGGCTCCCGTGCCAGGGGCTCCCGGGCCAGGGGCTCCGGGGCCCGGGTTCCCGGTGGTGTGCTGGACGGTGGACTGGACTGTGGCCTGGACGTCGTGCTGACAGCGGCCGAGTTGGGCAGGCTGAAAGACGCCCTCTCCAAAACGAACGCACCTTCAGACATCGGCATGCTTACCTTGAAAACGGGATCGGTTTCCTTCCTGGTCCTCCGCTTCTTGGCCGCCCGCTCGGACTCGGCCTCGGTGGCGTCCTTCCGGGTCGTCAGTTGGTGGAAAGCGTCTAAACCTTTTAAGCTAATGGTATTCTTCTGCCGGGCAGCGCTAGTCGACTGCTCGCTGTCAGAGAACATTTGTATGCCTAAAAAAATGCAGACAAAATGCAAAGCGAGAGAACGCATCCGCATACAGAGCACATTCGTTAAGAGGATAAGGGAGAAAACACAAAGAGGAGGGGGATGTTAGGCCCTGCT from the Gadus morhua chromosome 22, gadMor3.0, whole genome shotgun sequence genome contains:
- the LOC115536181 gene encoding regulation of nuclear pre-mRNA domain-containing protein 1A isoform X1; translated protein: MSAFSEAALEKKLSELSNSQQSVQTLSLWLIHHRKHSQTIVTVWLNELKKAQVSRKLTFVYLANDVIQNSKRKGPEFTQDFAPIIVDAFKHVSREGEESFKKQLGRVLSIWQERAVYENSLLDQLSQVLCKDTHSLLIVYDTFLFMQTHFLSLTGLADGEKKAKKRSYEKIQMDEEDNNFASQSSPTEEPPQTAELIRALQELENAASGDSALRKRISSLPAEVQDASLLHRITDKESGDRLSGLVEEACMLLADYSGRLAAEVDDRRQLMRTLTLFLHSQKDGLAQNEQKLEVRKLIPAPHCVCVCVCVCVCVCVCVCVCVCVCVCVCVCVCVCVCVCVCVCVCLSLPFLSPFHLISSSLTTLLFILYRL
- the LOC115536181 gene encoding regulation of nuclear pre-mRNA domain-containing protein 1A isoform X2 → MSAFSEAALEKKLSELSNSQQSVQTLSLWLIHHRKHSQTIVTVWLNELKKAQVSRKLTFVYLANDVIQNSKRKGPEFTQDFAPIIVDAFKHVSREGEESFKKQLGRVLSIWQERAVYENSLLDQLSQVLYGEKKAKKRSYEKIQMDEEDNNFASQSSPTEEPPQTAELIRALQELENAASGDSALRKRISSLPAEVQDASLLHRITDKESGDRLSGLVEEACMLLADYSGRLAAEVDDRRQLMRTLTLFLHSQKDGLAQNEQKLEVRKLIPAPHCVCVCVCVCVCVCVCVCVCVCVCVCVCVCVCVCVCVCVCVCVCLSLPFLSPFHLISSSLTTLLFILYRL
- the LOC115536181 gene encoding regulation of nuclear pre-mRNA domain-containing protein 1A isoform X4, which codes for MSAFSEAALEKKLSELSNSQQSVQTLSLWLIHHRKHSQTIVTVWLNELKKAQVSRKLTFVYLANDVIQNSKRKGPEFTQDFAPIIVDAFKHVSREGEESFKKQLGRVLSIWQERAVYENSLLDQLSQVLCKDTHSLLIVYDTFLFMQTHFLSLTGLADGEKKAKKRSYEKIQMDEEDNNFASQSSPTEEPPQTAELIRALQELENAASGDSALRKRISSLPAEVQDASLLHRITDKESGDRLSGLVEEACMLLADYSGRLAAEVDDRRQLMRTLTLFLHSQKDGLAQNEQKLEIHPTW
- the LOC115536181 gene encoding regulation of nuclear pre-mRNA domain-containing protein 1A isoform X5 — encoded protein: MSAFSEAALEKKLSELSNSQQSVQTLSLWLIHHRKHSQTIVTVWLNELKKAQVSRKLTFVYLANDVIQNSKRKGPEFTQDFAPIIVDAFKHVSREGEESFKKQLGRVLSIWQERAVYENSLLDQLSQVLYGEKKAKKRSYEKIQMDEEDNNFASQSSPTEEPPQTAELIRALQELENAASGDSALRKRISSLPAEVQDASLLHRITDKESGDRLSGLVEEACMLLADYSGRLAAEVDDRRQLMRTLTLFLHSQKDGLAQNEQKLEEYKRKLARVTQVRKELRSRLSNLPGTR
- the LOC115536181 gene encoding regulation of nuclear pre-mRNA domain-containing protein 1A isoform X3; its protein translation is MSAFSEAALEKKLSELSNSQQSVQTLSLWLIHHRKHSQTIVTVWLNELKKAQVSRKLTFVYLANDVIQNSKRKGPEFTQDFAPIIVDAFKHVSREGEESFKKQLGRVLSIWQERAVYENSLLDQLSQVLCKDTHSLLIVYDTFLFMQTHFLSLTGLADGEKKAKKRSYEKIQMDEEDNNFASQSSPTEEPPQTAELIRALQELENAASGDSALRKRISSLPAEVQDASLLHRITDKESGDRLSGLVEEACMLLADYSGRLAAEVDDRRQLMRTLTLFLHSQKDGLAQNEQKLEEYKRKLARVTQVRKELRSRLSNLPGTR